The following is a genomic window from Staphylococcus saccharolyticus.
ATATGAAGCGTATATACCTATGGCGGAGAAAAAATTAGCACAAATTGGTCAAGAAATAGAAGAACAATGGCCTGGTACGATTACTACTATTGTTCATAGAATTGGTCCTTTACAAATATCAGATATTGCAGTTTTAATTGCAGTGTCTTCCCCTCATAGAAAAGACGCTTATCAAGCAAATGAATATGCCATTGAGAGAATTAAAGAAATTGTCCCTATATGGAAAAAAGAAATTTGGGAAGATGGTTCAAAATGGCAAGGTCATCAAAAAGCTAGTTATGATGAGGCAAAAAAAGGGGTGATAAGATGAAAGTGCTTTACTTTGCAGAATTAAAAGAGATATTAAATCAATCAGCTGAAGAATTTAATATTTGTAAAGATATTACAGTGGAAGATTTTGAAGTATTTCTTTTTCAACAACATCCAGAACTTAGTTCCAAGACATTTCAAATCGCATTAAATGAAGAATTTGCTAAAAAAGATGATATCGTTCAACCTCAAGATACGATTGCACTTATTCCACCAGTGAGTGGAGGGTAATTTTGAATGAAAGCAATAATACTAGCAGGTGGTCACTCGGAACGTTTTGGTAAATCTAAAGCATTTGCTGAAATTGAAGGGCAACCGTTTTATAGAAAAATTATAAATACACTGATATCCACAAATATGTTTAATAGTGTGATTATTAGTACAAATGCACAATTAGCTTCTCAATTCAATTATGAATATGTTGTAATTGATGATAGTATTCATAAAAATAAAGGACCTTTATCAGGTATATATTCGGTCATGAAATTGTACAGTGACGAAGAATTATTTTTTGTAGTTTCTGTGGATACACCAATGATTACTAGTAAAGCCGTGAGTGGACTTTATCAATTTATGGTTTCACATTTGATTGAATCTCACTTAGATATTGTCGCTTTTAAAGAAGGGAACAAATTCATCCCATCTATTGGTTTTTATTCACCACAAACTTTTAAAGTTATTGAGAACGCACTCAATTCTACTGACTATAGTTTAAAAGGTGTATATAAGCAATTATCAACAGATTGGTTAGATGTTTCAGAAATTAACTCACCTAAGTATTGGCATAGCAACATTAATTATCAACAAGATTTGGACTCTTTAATAAAGCAAATTGAAGAATAAGGAGGACCAAAGATGGTAGAACGAATTACAGATAAACTAGGACGACCAATACGTGATTTAAGGTTATCTGTTACAGATAGATGTAATTTTAGATGTGATTATTGTATGCCTAAAGAAATTTTTGGTGACGATTTTGTTTTTTTGCCAAAGGAAGCGTTGCTTACATTCGAAGAGTTAGCTCGAGTTTCTCGTATTTACGCTGATTTAGGTGTGAAGAAAATAAGGATTACAGGTGGGGAACCATTATTACGTCGCAATCTTTACCAACTTATTAAGCAACTTAATCGGATTGAAGGTATTGAAGATATTGGCTTAACTACCAATGGCTTATTATTAAAAAAACATGGTCAAGATTTATATGATGCCGGTCTTCGACGCATTAACATCAGCTTAGATGCGAT
Proteins encoded in this region:
- a CDS encoding molybdenum cofactor biosynthesis protein MoaE, with amino-acid sequence MKLFEIVTEAIQTEQYRDYTVNEHQGAIVVFTGHVREWTKGIRTQYLEYEAYIPMAEKKLAQIGQEIEEQWPGTITTIVHRIGPLQISDIAVLIAVSSPHRKDAYQANEYAIERIKEIVPIWKKEIWEDGSKWQGHQKASYDEAKKGVIR
- the moaD gene encoding molybdopterin converting factor subunit 1, with protein sequence MKVLYFAELKEILNQSAEEFNICKDITVEDFEVFLFQQHPELSSKTFQIALNEEFAKKDDIVQPQDTIALIPPVSGG
- the mobA gene encoding molybdenum cofactor guanylyltransferase MobA is translated as MKAIILAGGHSERFGKSKAFAEIEGQPFYRKIINTLISTNMFNSVIISTNAQLASQFNYEYVVIDDSIHKNKGPLSGIYSVMKLYSDEELFFVVSVDTPMITSKAVSGLYQFMVSHLIESHLDIVAFKEGNKFIPSIGFYSPQTFKVIENALNSTDYSLKGVYKQLSTDWLDVSEINSPKYWHSNINYQQDLDSLIKQIEE